The Camelus bactrianus isolate YW-2024 breed Bactrian camel chromosome 12, ASM4877302v1, whole genome shotgun sequence genome includes a window with the following:
- the PRPF40B gene encoding pre-mRNA-processing factor 40 homolog B isoform X5 — MMPPPGIPPPFPPMGLPPMSQRPPAIPPMPPGIMPPMLPPMGAPPPLTQIPGMVPPMMPGMLMPAVPVTAATAPGADTASSAVAGTGPPRALWSEHVAPDGRIYYYNADDKQSVWEKPSVLKSKAELLLSQCPWKEYKSDTGKPYYYNNQSKESRWTRPKDLDDLEALVKQEAAGKQQQPPQTLQPQPSQPQPDPPPVPPGPTSVPTGLLEPEPGGSEDCDVSEAAQPLEQGFLHQLEEGPSSSAGRRQAPQQEEEESKPEPERSGLSWSNREKAKQAFKELLRDKAVPSNASWEQAMKMVVTDPRYSALPKLSEKKQAFNAYKAQREKEEKEEARLRAKEAKQTLQHFLEQHERMTSTTRYRRAEQTFGELEVWAVVPERDRKEVYDDVLFFLAKKEKEQAKQLRRRNIQALKSILDGMSSVNFQTTWSQAQQYLMDNPSFAQDHQLQNMDKEDALICFEEHIRALEREEEEERERARLRERRQQRKNREAFQTFLDELHETGQLHSMSTWMELYPAVSTDVRFANMLGQPGSTPLDLFKFYVEELKARFHDEKKIIKDILKDRGFCVEVNTAFEDFAHVISFDKRAAALDAGNIKLTFNSLLEKAEAREREREKEEARRLRRREAAFRSMLRQAVPALELGTAWEEVRERFVCDSAFEQITLESERIRLFREFLQVLETECQHLHTKGRKHSRKGKKHHHKRSHSPSGSESEEEELPPPSLRPPKRRRRNPSESGSEPSSSLDSVESGGAALGGRGSPSSRLLLGSDHGLRKAKKPKKKTKKRRHKSNSPESETDPEEKAGKESDEKEPEQDKDRDLRRAELPNRSPGFGIKKEKTGWDTSESELSEGELERRRRTLLQQLDDHQ, encoded by the exons ATGCCCCCTCCGGGAATCCCCCCACCTTTTCCTCCAATGGGGCTACCCCCCATGAGTCAGAGACCACCAGCCATCCCTCCCATGCCACCTGGCATCATGCCCCCAATGCTTCCACCAATGGGGGCACCACCGCCGCTCACACAG ATACCGGGAATGGTACCTCCCATGATGCCAGGAATGCTGATGCCCGCAGTGCCTGTCACCGCAGCG ACGGCTCCGGGTGCGGACACCGCCAGCT CTGCTGTGGCTGGGACAGGCCCTCCG agggCCCTATGGAGTGAGCATGTGGCCCCTGATGGGCGCATCTACTACTACAATGCTGACGACAAGCAGTCCGTGTGGGAGAAGCCCAGCGTGCTCAAGTCCAAGGCAGAG CTGCTGCTGTCCCAGTGTCCCTGGAAAGAGTACAAGTCAGACACAGGCAAACCTTACTACTATAACAACCAGAGTAAGGAGTCCCGCTGGACCCGGCCCAAGGACCTGGATGACctggagg CTCTAGTCAAACAAGAGGCTGCAGG GAAACAGCAGCAGCCGCCACAGACACTACAGCCACAGCCTTCTCAGCCACAGCCTGACCCCCCACCTGTGCCACCTGGCCCCACCTCGGTGCCCACGGGCCTCCTAGAACCTGAGCCAGGTGGGAGTGAAGACTGCGATGTGTCAGAGGCTGCCCAGCCCCTGGAGCAGGGGTTCCTGCATCAGCTGGAGGAGGGCCCCAGCAG TTCTGCTGGACGGCGTCAGGCACCACAGCAGGAGGAAGAAGAATCAAAGCCAGAACCAGAGAGGTCTGGCCTCAGTTGGAGCAACCGGGAGAAGGCAAAACAGGCCTTCAAGGAGCTACTGAGGGACAAG GCTGTCCCCTCCAACGCTTCGTGGGAACAGGCCATGAAGATGGTGGTCACCGACCCCCGTTACAG TGCCTTGCCCAAACTGAGTGAGAAAAAGCAGGCATTCAATGCCTACAAAGCGCAAcgggagaaagaggagaaggaagaggcccGACTAAGGGCCAAGGAGGCCAAGCAGACCTTGCAGCATTTCCTGGAGCAGCATGAGCGCATGACCTCCACCACCCGCTATCG GCGGGCGGAACAGACCTTTGGCGAGCTGGAGGTGTGGGCTGTGGTCCCCGAGAGGGATCGGAAAGAGGTCTATGATGATGTTCTCTTCTTCCTGGCCAAGAAGGAGAAG GAACAGGCCAAGCAGCTCCGGCGCCGCAACATCCAGGCCCTGAAGAGCATCCTGGATGGGATGAGTAGTGTCAACTTCCAAACCACATGGTCCCAGGCCCAGCAGTACCTCATGGATAATCCCAGCTTTGCTCAGGACCATCAACTTCAGA ACATGGACAAGGAAGATGCGCTGATCTGCTTTGAGGAGCACATCCGAGCtttggagagggaggaggaggaggagcgggagCGGGCCCGGCTTCGGGAGCGCCGCCAGCAACGCAAGAACCGGGAGGCCTTCCAG ACCTTCCTGGATGAGCTGCACGAGACAGGGCAGCTGCACTCTATGTCCACCTGGATGGAGCTGTACCCAGCCGTCAGCACTGATGTCCGCTTTGCCAACATGCTGGGCCAGCCGG GCTCCACCCCTCTGGACTTGTTCAAGTTCTATGTGGAGGAGTTGAAGGCACGATTCCATGATGAGAAGAAGATCATTAAGGACATCCTTAAG GACCGGGGCTTCTGCGTGGAGGTGAACACAGCCTTTGAGGACTTCGCCCACGTCATAAGCTTTGACAAGAGGGCTGCTGCGCTGGATGCAGGCAACATCAAGCTGACTTTCAATAGT CTCCTGGAGAAAGCAGAGGCACGGGAGAGAGAGCGGGAGAAGGAGGAGGCACGAAGGCTGCGGCGCAGGGAAGCTGCCTTCCGAAGCATGCTGAGGCAGGCTGTGCCTGCTCTGGAGCTGGGCACGGCCTGGGAAGAG GTCCGTGAGCGCTTTGTGTGCGACTCAGCCTTTGAGCAGATCACCCTGGAGTCGGAGCGGATCCGGCTCTTCCGAGAGTTCCTGCAGGTACTGGAG ACTGAATGCCAGCACCTCCACACCAAAGGCCGAAAACACAGCAGAAAGGGCAAGAAGCACCATCACAAGCGTTCCCACTCGCCTTCA GGCTCTGAGTCGGAAGAGGAGGAGCTGCCCCCACCGTCTCTCCGGCCTCCCAAGCGGAGGCGGCGGAACCCCTCGGAGTCAGGCTCCGAGCCCTCTTCCTCACTTGATTCTGTTGAAAGTGGGGGTGCTGCCCTTGGAGGACGAGGTTCCCCATCCTCCCGCCTTCTCCTTGGATCAG ATCATGGCCTTCGGAAAGccaagaaaccaaaaaagaaaacgaaGAAGAGAAGACACAAGTCG AACAGTCCTGAGAGTGAGACAGACCCTGAGGAGAAAGCTGGCAAGGAGAGtgatgagaaagaaccagaacaGGACAAGGACAGGGACCTCCGTCGGGCAGAGCTCCCTAACCGTTCCCCAGGCTTTGGAATTAAGAAGGAGAAG ACGGGCTGGGACACGTCGGAAAGCGAGCTGAGCGAGGGTGAGCTGGAAAGACGGCGGCGGACGCTCCTGCAGCAGCTGGATGACCACCAGTGA
- the PRPF40B gene encoding pre-mRNA-processing factor 40 homolog B isoform X3, protein MKRWQDQREGMKVGSRFWSPAPSSACPLPTGAPHDATTLHAPSGNPPTFSSNGATPHESETTSHPSHATWHHAPNASTNGGTTAAHTDTGNGTSHDARNADARSACHRSAAVAGTGPPRALWSEHVAPDGRIYYYNADDKQSVWEKPSVLKSKAELLLSQCPWKEYKSDTGKPYYYNNQSKESRWTRPKDLDDLEALVKQEAAGKQQQPPQTLQPQPSQPQPDPPPVPPGPTSVPTGLLEPEPGGSEDCDVSEAAQPLEQGFLHQLEEGPSSSAGRRQAPQQEEEESKPEPERSGLSWSNREKAKQAFKELLRDKAVPSNASWEQAMKMVVTDPRYSALPKLSEKKQAFNAYKAQREKEEKEEARLRAKEAKQTLQHFLEQHERMTSTTRYRRAEQTFGELEVWAVVPERDRKEVYDDVLFFLAKKEKEQAKQLRRRNIQALKSILDGMSSVNFQTTWSQAQQYLMDNPSFAQDHQLQNMDKEDALICFEEHIRALEREEEEERERARLRERRQQRKNREAFQTFLDELHETGQLHSMSTWMELYPAVSTDVRFANMLGQPGSTPLDLFKFYVEELKARFHDEKKIIKDILKDRGFCVEVNTAFEDFAHVISFDKRAAALDAGNIKLTFNSLLEKAEAREREREKEEARRLRRREAAFRSMLRQAVPALELGTAWEEVRERFVCDSAFEQITLESERIRLFREFLQTECQHLHTKGRKHSRKGKKHHHKRSHSPSGSESEEEELPPPSLRPPKRRRRNPSESGSEPSSSLDSVESGGAALGGRGSPSSRLLLGSDHGLRKAKKPKKKTKKRRHKSNSPESETDPEEKAGKESDEKEPEQDKDRDLRRAELPNRSPGFGIKKEKTGWDTSESELSEGELERRRRTLLQQLDDHQ, encoded by the exons ATGAAGAGATGGCAGGATCAGAGAGAAGGAATGAAAG TCGGTTCCCGATTCTGGTCCCCGGCCCCCAGCAGCGCCTGCCCCCTTCCCACCGGGGCCCCCCATGATGCCACCACCCTTC ATGCCCCCTCCGGGAATCCCCCCACCTTTTCCTCCAATGGGGCTACCCCCCATGAGTCAGAGACCACCAGCCATCCCTCCCATGCCACCTGGCATCATGCCCCCAATGCTTCCACCAATGGGGGCACCACCGCCGCTCACACAG ATACCGGGAATGGTACCTCCCATGATGCCAGGAATGCTGATGCCCGCAGTGCCTGTCACCGCAGCG CTGCTGTGGCTGGGACAGGCCCTCCG agggCCCTATGGAGTGAGCATGTGGCCCCTGATGGGCGCATCTACTACTACAATGCTGACGACAAGCAGTCCGTGTGGGAGAAGCCCAGCGTGCTCAAGTCCAAGGCAGAG CTGCTGCTGTCCCAGTGTCCCTGGAAAGAGTACAAGTCAGACACAGGCAAACCTTACTACTATAACAACCAGAGTAAGGAGTCCCGCTGGACCCGGCCCAAGGACCTGGATGACctggagg CTCTAGTCAAACAAGAGGCTGCAGG GAAACAGCAGCAGCCGCCACAGACACTACAGCCACAGCCTTCTCAGCCACAGCCTGACCCCCCACCTGTGCCACCTGGCCCCACCTCGGTGCCCACGGGCCTCCTAGAACCTGAGCCAGGTGGGAGTGAAGACTGCGATGTGTCAGAGGCTGCCCAGCCCCTGGAGCAGGGGTTCCTGCATCAGCTGGAGGAGGGCCCCAGCAG TTCTGCTGGACGGCGTCAGGCACCACAGCAGGAGGAAGAAGAATCAAAGCCAGAACCAGAGAGGTCTGGCCTCAGTTGGAGCAACCGGGAGAAGGCAAAACAGGCCTTCAAGGAGCTACTGAGGGACAAG GCTGTCCCCTCCAACGCTTCGTGGGAACAGGCCATGAAGATGGTGGTCACCGACCCCCGTTACAG TGCCTTGCCCAAACTGAGTGAGAAAAAGCAGGCATTCAATGCCTACAAAGCGCAAcgggagaaagaggagaaggaagaggcccGACTAAGGGCCAAGGAGGCCAAGCAGACCTTGCAGCATTTCCTGGAGCAGCATGAGCGCATGACCTCCACCACCCGCTATCG GCGGGCGGAACAGACCTTTGGCGAGCTGGAGGTGTGGGCTGTGGTCCCCGAGAGGGATCGGAAAGAGGTCTATGATGATGTTCTCTTCTTCCTGGCCAAGAAGGAGAAG GAACAGGCCAAGCAGCTCCGGCGCCGCAACATCCAGGCCCTGAAGAGCATCCTGGATGGGATGAGTAGTGTCAACTTCCAAACCACATGGTCCCAGGCCCAGCAGTACCTCATGGATAATCCCAGCTTTGCTCAGGACCATCAACTTCAGA ACATGGACAAGGAAGATGCGCTGATCTGCTTTGAGGAGCACATCCGAGCtttggagagggaggaggaggaggagcgggagCGGGCCCGGCTTCGGGAGCGCCGCCAGCAACGCAAGAACCGGGAGGCCTTCCAG ACCTTCCTGGATGAGCTGCACGAGACAGGGCAGCTGCACTCTATGTCCACCTGGATGGAGCTGTACCCAGCCGTCAGCACTGATGTCCGCTTTGCCAACATGCTGGGCCAGCCGG GCTCCACCCCTCTGGACTTGTTCAAGTTCTATGTGGAGGAGTTGAAGGCACGATTCCATGATGAGAAGAAGATCATTAAGGACATCCTTAAG GACCGGGGCTTCTGCGTGGAGGTGAACACAGCCTTTGAGGACTTCGCCCACGTCATAAGCTTTGACAAGAGGGCTGCTGCGCTGGATGCAGGCAACATCAAGCTGACTTTCAATAGT CTCCTGGAGAAAGCAGAGGCACGGGAGAGAGAGCGGGAGAAGGAGGAGGCACGAAGGCTGCGGCGCAGGGAAGCTGCCTTCCGAAGCATGCTGAGGCAGGCTGTGCCTGCTCTGGAGCTGGGCACGGCCTGGGAAGAG GTCCGTGAGCGCTTTGTGTGCGACTCAGCCTTTGAGCAGATCACCCTGGAGTCGGAGCGGATCCGGCTCTTCCGAGAGTTCCTGCAG ACTGAATGCCAGCACCTCCACACCAAAGGCCGAAAACACAGCAGAAAGGGCAAGAAGCACCATCACAAGCGTTCCCACTCGCCTTCA GGCTCTGAGTCGGAAGAGGAGGAGCTGCCCCCACCGTCTCTCCGGCCTCCCAAGCGGAGGCGGCGGAACCCCTCGGAGTCAGGCTCCGAGCCCTCTTCCTCACTTGATTCTGTTGAAAGTGGGGGTGCTGCCCTTGGAGGACGAGGTTCCCCATCCTCCCGCCTTCTCCTTGGATCAG ATCATGGCCTTCGGAAAGccaagaaaccaaaaaagaaaacgaaGAAGAGAAGACACAAGTCG AACAGTCCTGAGAGTGAGACAGACCCTGAGGAGAAAGCTGGCAAGGAGAGtgatgagaaagaaccagaacaGGACAAGGACAGGGACCTCCGTCGGGCAGAGCTCCCTAACCGTTCCCCAGGCTTTGGAATTAAGAAGGAGAAG ACGGGCTGGGACACGTCGGAAAGCGAGCTGAGCGAGGGTGAGCTGGAAAGACGGCGGCGGACGCTCCTGCAGCAGCTGGATGACCACCAGTGA
- the PRPF40B gene encoding pre-mRNA-processing factor 40 homolog B isoform X4, whose protein sequence is MKRWQDQREGMKVGSRFWSPAPSSACPLPTGAPHDATTLHAPSGNPPTFSSNGATPHESETTSHPSHATWHHAPNASTNGGTTAAHTDTGNGTSHDARNADARSACHRSAAVAGTGPPRALWSEHVAPDGRIYYYNADDKQSVWEKPSVLKSKAELLLSQCPWKEYKSDTGKPYYYNNQTLVKQEAAGKQQQPPQTLQPQPSQPQPDPPPVPPGPTSVPTGLLEPEPGGSEDCDVSEAAQPLEQGFLHQLEEGPSSSAGRRQAPQQEEEESKPEPERSGLSWSNREKAKQAFKELLRDKAVPSNASWEQAMKMVVTDPRYSALPKLSEKKQAFNAYKAQREKEEKEEARLRAKEAKQTLQHFLEQHERMTSTTRYRRAEQTFGELEVWAVVPERDRKEVYDDVLFFLAKKEKEQAKQLRRRNIQALKSILDGMSSVNFQTTWSQAQQYLMDNPSFAQDHQLQNMDKEDALICFEEHIRALEREEEEERERARLRERRQQRKNREAFQTFLDELHETGQLHSMSTWMELYPAVSTDVRFANMLGQPGSTPLDLFKFYVEELKARFHDEKKIIKDILKDRGFCVEVNTAFEDFAHVISFDKRAAALDAGNIKLTFNSLLEKAEAREREREKEEARRLRRREAAFRSMLRQAVPALELGTAWEEVRERFVCDSAFEQITLESERIRLFREFLQVLETECQHLHTKGRKHSRKGKKHHHKRSHSPSGSESEEEELPPPSLRPPKRRRRNPSESGSEPSSSLDSVESGGAALGGRGSPSSRLLLGSDHGLRKAKKPKKKTKKRRHKSNSPESETDPEEKAGKESDEKEPEQDKDRDLRRAELPNRSPGFGIKKEKTGWDTSESELSEGELERRRRTLLQQLDDHQ, encoded by the exons ATGAAGAGATGGCAGGATCAGAGAGAAGGAATGAAAG TCGGTTCCCGATTCTGGTCCCCGGCCCCCAGCAGCGCCTGCCCCCTTCCCACCGGGGCCCCCCATGATGCCACCACCCTTC ATGCCCCCTCCGGGAATCCCCCCACCTTTTCCTCCAATGGGGCTACCCCCCATGAGTCAGAGACCACCAGCCATCCCTCCCATGCCACCTGGCATCATGCCCCCAATGCTTCCACCAATGGGGGCACCACCGCCGCTCACACAG ATACCGGGAATGGTACCTCCCATGATGCCAGGAATGCTGATGCCCGCAGTGCCTGTCACCGCAGCG CTGCTGTGGCTGGGACAGGCCCTCCG agggCCCTATGGAGTGAGCATGTGGCCCCTGATGGGCGCATCTACTACTACAATGCTGACGACAAGCAGTCCGTGTGGGAGAAGCCCAGCGTGCTCAAGTCCAAGGCAGAG CTGCTGCTGTCCCAGTGTCCCTGGAAAGAGTACAAGTCAGACACAGGCAAACCTTACTACTATAACAACCAGA CTCTAGTCAAACAAGAGGCTGCAGG GAAACAGCAGCAGCCGCCACAGACACTACAGCCACAGCCTTCTCAGCCACAGCCTGACCCCCCACCTGTGCCACCTGGCCCCACCTCGGTGCCCACGGGCCTCCTAGAACCTGAGCCAGGTGGGAGTGAAGACTGCGATGTGTCAGAGGCTGCCCAGCCCCTGGAGCAGGGGTTCCTGCATCAGCTGGAGGAGGGCCCCAGCAG TTCTGCTGGACGGCGTCAGGCACCACAGCAGGAGGAAGAAGAATCAAAGCCAGAACCAGAGAGGTCTGGCCTCAGTTGGAGCAACCGGGAGAAGGCAAAACAGGCCTTCAAGGAGCTACTGAGGGACAAG GCTGTCCCCTCCAACGCTTCGTGGGAACAGGCCATGAAGATGGTGGTCACCGACCCCCGTTACAG TGCCTTGCCCAAACTGAGTGAGAAAAAGCAGGCATTCAATGCCTACAAAGCGCAAcgggagaaagaggagaaggaagaggcccGACTAAGGGCCAAGGAGGCCAAGCAGACCTTGCAGCATTTCCTGGAGCAGCATGAGCGCATGACCTCCACCACCCGCTATCG GCGGGCGGAACAGACCTTTGGCGAGCTGGAGGTGTGGGCTGTGGTCCCCGAGAGGGATCGGAAAGAGGTCTATGATGATGTTCTCTTCTTCCTGGCCAAGAAGGAGAAG GAACAGGCCAAGCAGCTCCGGCGCCGCAACATCCAGGCCCTGAAGAGCATCCTGGATGGGATGAGTAGTGTCAACTTCCAAACCACATGGTCCCAGGCCCAGCAGTACCTCATGGATAATCCCAGCTTTGCTCAGGACCATCAACTTCAGA ACATGGACAAGGAAGATGCGCTGATCTGCTTTGAGGAGCACATCCGAGCtttggagagggaggaggaggaggagcgggagCGGGCCCGGCTTCGGGAGCGCCGCCAGCAACGCAAGAACCGGGAGGCCTTCCAG ACCTTCCTGGATGAGCTGCACGAGACAGGGCAGCTGCACTCTATGTCCACCTGGATGGAGCTGTACCCAGCCGTCAGCACTGATGTCCGCTTTGCCAACATGCTGGGCCAGCCGG GCTCCACCCCTCTGGACTTGTTCAAGTTCTATGTGGAGGAGTTGAAGGCACGATTCCATGATGAGAAGAAGATCATTAAGGACATCCTTAAG GACCGGGGCTTCTGCGTGGAGGTGAACACAGCCTTTGAGGACTTCGCCCACGTCATAAGCTTTGACAAGAGGGCTGCTGCGCTGGATGCAGGCAACATCAAGCTGACTTTCAATAGT CTCCTGGAGAAAGCAGAGGCACGGGAGAGAGAGCGGGAGAAGGAGGAGGCACGAAGGCTGCGGCGCAGGGAAGCTGCCTTCCGAAGCATGCTGAGGCAGGCTGTGCCTGCTCTGGAGCTGGGCACGGCCTGGGAAGAG GTCCGTGAGCGCTTTGTGTGCGACTCAGCCTTTGAGCAGATCACCCTGGAGTCGGAGCGGATCCGGCTCTTCCGAGAGTTCCTGCAGGTACTGGAG ACTGAATGCCAGCACCTCCACACCAAAGGCCGAAAACACAGCAGAAAGGGCAAGAAGCACCATCACAAGCGTTCCCACTCGCCTTCA GGCTCTGAGTCGGAAGAGGAGGAGCTGCCCCCACCGTCTCTCCGGCCTCCCAAGCGGAGGCGGCGGAACCCCTCGGAGTCAGGCTCCGAGCCCTCTTCCTCACTTGATTCTGTTGAAAGTGGGGGTGCTGCCCTTGGAGGACGAGGTTCCCCATCCTCCCGCCTTCTCCTTGGATCAG ATCATGGCCTTCGGAAAGccaagaaaccaaaaaagaaaacgaaGAAGAGAAGACACAAGTCG AACAGTCCTGAGAGTGAGACAGACCCTGAGGAGAAAGCTGGCAAGGAGAGtgatgagaaagaaccagaacaGGACAAGGACAGGGACCTCCGTCGGGCAGAGCTCCCTAACCGTTCCCCAGGCTTTGGAATTAAGAAGGAGAAG ACGGGCTGGGACACGTCGGAAAGCGAGCTGAGCGAGGGTGAGCTGGAAAGACGGCGGCGGACGCTCCTGCAGCAGCTGGATGACCACCAGTGA
- the PRPF40B gene encoding pre-mRNA-processing factor 40 homolog B isoform X1, with the protein MKRWQDQREGMKVGSRFWSPAPSSACPLPTGAPHDATTLHAPSGNPPTFSSNGATPHESETTSHPSHATWHHAPNASTNGGTTAAHTDTGNGTSHDARNADARSACHRSAAVAGTGPPRALWSEHVAPDGRIYYYNADDKQSVWEKPSVLKSKAELLLSQCPWKEYKSDTGKPYYYNNQSKESRWTRPKDLDDLEALVKQEAAGKQQQPPQTLQPQPSQPQPDPPPVPPGPTSVPTGLLEPEPGGSEDCDVSEAAQPLEQGFLHQLEEGPSSSAGRRQAPQQEEEESKPEPERSGLSWSNREKAKQAFKELLRDKAVPSNASWEQAMKMVVTDPRYSALPKLSEKKQAFNAYKAQREKEEKEEARLRAKEAKQTLQHFLEQHERMTSTTRYRRAEQTFGELEVWAVVPERDRKEVYDDVLFFLAKKEKEQAKQLRRRNIQALKSILDGMSSVNFQTTWSQAQQYLMDNPSFAQDHQLQNMDKEDALICFEEHIRALEREEEEERERARLRERRQQRKNREAFQTFLDELHETGQLHSMSTWMELYPAVSTDVRFANMLGQPGSTPLDLFKFYVEELKARFHDEKKIIKDILKDRGFCVEVNTAFEDFAHVISFDKRAAALDAGNIKLTFNSLLEKAEAREREREKEEARRLRRREAAFRSMLRQAVPALELGTAWEEVRERFVCDSAFEQITLESERIRLFREFLQVLETECQHLHTKGRKHSRKGKKHHHKRSHSPSGSESEEEELPPPSLRPPKRRRRNPSESGSEPSSSLDSVESGGAALGGRGSPSSRLLLGSDHGLRKAKKPKKKTKKRRHKSNSPESETDPEEKAGKESDEKEPEQDKDRDLRRAELPNRSPGFGIKKEKTGWDTSESELSEGELERRRRTLLQQLDDHQ; encoded by the exons ATGAAGAGATGGCAGGATCAGAGAGAAGGAATGAAAG TCGGTTCCCGATTCTGGTCCCCGGCCCCCAGCAGCGCCTGCCCCCTTCCCACCGGGGCCCCCCATGATGCCACCACCCTTC ATGCCCCCTCCGGGAATCCCCCCACCTTTTCCTCCAATGGGGCTACCCCCCATGAGTCAGAGACCACCAGCCATCCCTCCCATGCCACCTGGCATCATGCCCCCAATGCTTCCACCAATGGGGGCACCACCGCCGCTCACACAG ATACCGGGAATGGTACCTCCCATGATGCCAGGAATGCTGATGCCCGCAGTGCCTGTCACCGCAGCG CTGCTGTGGCTGGGACAGGCCCTCCG agggCCCTATGGAGTGAGCATGTGGCCCCTGATGGGCGCATCTACTACTACAATGCTGACGACAAGCAGTCCGTGTGGGAGAAGCCCAGCGTGCTCAAGTCCAAGGCAGAG CTGCTGCTGTCCCAGTGTCCCTGGAAAGAGTACAAGTCAGACACAGGCAAACCTTACTACTATAACAACCAGAGTAAGGAGTCCCGCTGGACCCGGCCCAAGGACCTGGATGACctggagg CTCTAGTCAAACAAGAGGCTGCAGG GAAACAGCAGCAGCCGCCACAGACACTACAGCCACAGCCTTCTCAGCCACAGCCTGACCCCCCACCTGTGCCACCTGGCCCCACCTCGGTGCCCACGGGCCTCCTAGAACCTGAGCCAGGTGGGAGTGAAGACTGCGATGTGTCAGAGGCTGCCCAGCCCCTGGAGCAGGGGTTCCTGCATCAGCTGGAGGAGGGCCCCAGCAG TTCTGCTGGACGGCGTCAGGCACCACAGCAGGAGGAAGAAGAATCAAAGCCAGAACCAGAGAGGTCTGGCCTCAGTTGGAGCAACCGGGAGAAGGCAAAACAGGCCTTCAAGGAGCTACTGAGGGACAAG GCTGTCCCCTCCAACGCTTCGTGGGAACAGGCCATGAAGATGGTGGTCACCGACCCCCGTTACAG TGCCTTGCCCAAACTGAGTGAGAAAAAGCAGGCATTCAATGCCTACAAAGCGCAAcgggagaaagaggagaaggaagaggcccGACTAAGGGCCAAGGAGGCCAAGCAGACCTTGCAGCATTTCCTGGAGCAGCATGAGCGCATGACCTCCACCACCCGCTATCG GCGGGCGGAACAGACCTTTGGCGAGCTGGAGGTGTGGGCTGTGGTCCCCGAGAGGGATCGGAAAGAGGTCTATGATGATGTTCTCTTCTTCCTGGCCAAGAAGGAGAAG GAACAGGCCAAGCAGCTCCGGCGCCGCAACATCCAGGCCCTGAAGAGCATCCTGGATGGGATGAGTAGTGTCAACTTCCAAACCACATGGTCCCAGGCCCAGCAGTACCTCATGGATAATCCCAGCTTTGCTCAGGACCATCAACTTCAGA ACATGGACAAGGAAGATGCGCTGATCTGCTTTGAGGAGCACATCCGAGCtttggagagggaggaggaggaggagcgggagCGGGCCCGGCTTCGGGAGCGCCGCCAGCAACGCAAGAACCGGGAGGCCTTCCAG ACCTTCCTGGATGAGCTGCACGAGACAGGGCAGCTGCACTCTATGTCCACCTGGATGGAGCTGTACCCAGCCGTCAGCACTGATGTCCGCTTTGCCAACATGCTGGGCCAGCCGG GCTCCACCCCTCTGGACTTGTTCAAGTTCTATGTGGAGGAGTTGAAGGCACGATTCCATGATGAGAAGAAGATCATTAAGGACATCCTTAAG GACCGGGGCTTCTGCGTGGAGGTGAACACAGCCTTTGAGGACTTCGCCCACGTCATAAGCTTTGACAAGAGGGCTGCTGCGCTGGATGCAGGCAACATCAAGCTGACTTTCAATAGT CTCCTGGAGAAAGCAGAGGCACGGGAGAGAGAGCGGGAGAAGGAGGAGGCACGAAGGCTGCGGCGCAGGGAAGCTGCCTTCCGAAGCATGCTGAGGCAGGCTGTGCCTGCTCTGGAGCTGGGCACGGCCTGGGAAGAG GTCCGTGAGCGCTTTGTGTGCGACTCAGCCTTTGAGCAGATCACCCTGGAGTCGGAGCGGATCCGGCTCTTCCGAGAGTTCCTGCAGGTACTGGAG ACTGAATGCCAGCACCTCCACACCAAAGGCCGAAAACACAGCAGAAAGGGCAAGAAGCACCATCACAAGCGTTCCCACTCGCCTTCA GGCTCTGAGTCGGAAGAGGAGGAGCTGCCCCCACCGTCTCTCCGGCCTCCCAAGCGGAGGCGGCGGAACCCCTCGGAGTCAGGCTCCGAGCCCTCTTCCTCACTTGATTCTGTTGAAAGTGGGGGTGCTGCCCTTGGAGGACGAGGTTCCCCATCCTCCCGCCTTCTCCTTGGATCAG ATCATGGCCTTCGGAAAGccaagaaaccaaaaaagaaaacgaaGAAGAGAAGACACAAGTCG AACAGTCCTGAGAGTGAGACAGACCCTGAGGAGAAAGCTGGCAAGGAGAGtgatgagaaagaaccagaacaGGACAAGGACAGGGACCTCCGTCGGGCAGAGCTCCCTAACCGTTCCCCAGGCTTTGGAATTAAGAAGGAGAAG ACGGGCTGGGACACGTCGGAAAGCGAGCTGAGCGAGGGTGAGCTGGAAAGACGGCGGCGGACGCTCCTGCAGCAGCTGGATGACCACCAGTGA